In Maylandia zebra isolate NMK-2024a linkage group LG9, Mzebra_GT3a, whole genome shotgun sequence, the genomic stretch CATTATAGACGATGACTGCTTACACTGCATTAGAGGCTGTGTAGGTGGAGATCTACTATAGATActcattttgtttcatttatttgtgtAGCCTGGACGCTTACTGCTTTTACAACATTTGCGCAGTAATGAGGGCAGAGATTAAATCATGAGCTCAATTAGATCTATGTCATGTTTACTCACAAAGACCTTCCTAATGATGTGCGGTGCTTTACTGATAGCTTTGCTTTCGTAACTGGCATTTCTTGCTCAAATAAATCAGACATACATTAccggaaataataataataataataataataataataataataataataataataataataataataataatctggtAAATCTTTTAACAACCCGAATACCTTAGTTGAGATTTTTACGACTGACGTCACCGCGCTTTTTACGGCTCCGCACGACGTCACCACGCATCTCTTCCAAACAATGCTCAGGAAAAAGCCACGTTGACGATCCAGACTTGAGTGTAGTCCACATTTTCAGGCAGAATAAAGCGGGAAAGGCTTTAAAATTGAGGCTCAGCTCGGTTTCCGCAGCAGACCCCCACATCTGAGCAGGCAGCATGTCATCGCCGCCGAAGGAGAAAATCGAAACCAAAGGCGGTCATCTCCCTGCAGGTAAAGCTCCCTGTGCTGTGGTGCTgggggtgggttttttttaagcctGTTATGAATCTGAAGGCCTTTTGTTTGTGCAATGTCTCAGatcaaaaaaaggagagaaaagatCACATGATGGTGATGATTAATACTTATGCAACCCTTACACTGGCAGATGCCTTAGACTATAAATCGTCTGTGGTGTCCAGATTGCGTTTAGAATAATTTGCCGTAATTGTCTTTCGCACATTCCCCTACTTCCTGATTTGCGTGGGCTCTTGCAACATCACATTGCTGACATTGTAGCGATTGGTGAGGATCGCCGGCCCTTTAGAAAGGTTTTAGTTTCATTGTTGCCGCTAATAGCTGCTCAATGGCGGGCGGTGACGTGGAGGCCATGGGCTCGAGGCTTCAGCCATGTAGGCTGCACAGAAACGGGAAAAGGTGTACGTGGACATAAGCAGTAGCAGGCAGGGCAGTGGgccacagcagctgcaggactGATAACACAGTAAGATAACCAGTGCACCTCGCACCCAACCTGTTATCAGCGGGAAGCTCACAACACACTCATTAACTTGTAGTGTGTGAGGCTGTCCGAGATCAAGGACAACCACAGAACAGTCGTCCAGCAACTGCTACAACCGACCTCTGTGCAAGTCACAGACATGATTATGTCAGCATGTAACAAAATTCttaaaattcatttatttttgcttcttCAAACGCTGGCTATAAAGTCAAAAGGCCCAAGTCACCTAACTCTCCAAACACAACTAAAGTGGcttttttaatctatttaaaTTTCCTGTTTTGATAGTGAGACCTTGGACAAATTCTTTCAGCTGATCTGGCAAATCACTGCATACgtgttctgtctctctgtgtgtgggtgtgctcCAGTAAAGGCAGGCGGTATGAGGATAGTGCAGAAGCACCAGCCAACTCCTGCTCCAGAACCACCGCAGAAAGATGACAGCGAGGAGTACATCAGCAGCAGGTAACGCGCTCGCTTTAGAGAAAGACCCGAGCAGTCGAGCCATCGCTCGGGTAGAGGGATCTCTTGAGGTGACTGTAAACCACAAAGTCAATCAAAGGACCATCGAAACCACCACAAAAGACCTACAAAGAGACGGAAATGGCAGAAGATATGTGCGACGTAGCCACAGTGACGCATAACTATCAAAGCGGCAGGCAAAACAAATACAGAGATGAAATGACCGCACAGATATGCAAAAACTAAGCATTGTGCAGGCAAAATGAAAGATGAAAGTGCATGATAAGACACTAAAGGGCTGCACGGGGATTCAAGATGAAACTAATGTGCAGTGTTTCAGTGGTGAAAGGCTTTGTCAtatcatgtgttttttgtgggttttttttaataaaacctAAGTACACACATATCTGTTAGTCTGTGTGCAGCCTTTAACTGTGGTGATTTGTAAATTGCTAATCACAAACACGCTCTGCAAATTGCCAACCAAGGCATTTAGCGGCTTTCGCTTTTCCGTAAGGCTGTACTGTAGGCAGTTCCGCGGCAGACTTTTCATGTGTTGTCGCCAGCTAATTCAGTAAACAACATAATTACTGCATAATTACAGCATTAACTCGAACAGCCTATTCAGCAGTCGCTATTGTTTTGCCATAAACAGGCACggttttaatgttttacatCACGCTGGCTCTGTTTGCGAGAGACAATAATTGTTCCGTCTCCGCATTAGCATGTTCGTCTTTTGTTGCTTGAATTGCATTGCTTGTGCTGAGGTCTCTCCGCTCTGCAACGGCGTCGTTGCAAGTTGCTCCTTATTTTCCGGGTAGCTGCGTGTGTCTGTCTTTGAATCTGTGCTTGTACACTCTCCTACATCTCCTCAATATTCACAAGGATACGTCAGCTGTGTGCGTATCAGCACAGGTGGCATATTCTCACcacatatctgtgtgtgtgcgtgtgtgtgttaataagaGGTGGTAAATGGGAAGTGACAGGCAGTGCACAGCAGTGAGCAGGGTTCAAGAACATTGCCAACTGTCAGGAAATTTTCTGTGCACAACTTTCCACACGTACGCACACTAAATGACATATTGCATGGTCTTCATCTGCAAAGCTGGTTGGTTGAGTCTTTTCCTGTAATTCAAAGCAGGACTAGCATCAAGCCTGTCAGCACCAGTaagtcatttcctgttgccGTCTTCTCTTTTCTGCCAAGATGACGGGTGGTAATAATAGAGAGGgcattaaagtttaaaaattGAGGCCAAGTATTTATCGCAAGTACAAAAAAGCACGCGGACTGCACTTTATACATGTTGTAGATGGTGATCGGCGCTATTCCAGCCTAACAACTATGTACTTCCTTAGTTTGTCATGTTGTTTGAGAgtatataaaaacaaactgcttgTCACCGGTGCAGTACAAAGGATCCTTTACGATTCTTTATCCAGTCCTATTTGCATCATCTCCTTGCATCGCATCATGACTTTAGGACTTGCACAGTTAGAAATACACAAACAACAATATCTGGAATCTGCAGGCAAATATCTGGAATTTGCCTGCAGAGCTTACAGTGTAGAAAGATCACATCTTTTTGCACTAATTAGGAAAATGGAGCATTTTCTTCACCCTGCCCTGCCTGCTCTCGTCTTTTTTAAGTGCAGGTGCACGTTCTTCGTTGTGATCTAAAGATTACCTGTCAGCACATCTACAAAAAGAGAGGCAGAGTAAGTGCACTCACTAAATACAATCAGTGCAGCTCTCGGTCACACGCACTTCTGTCAGTCCCTCTTTGTGTCACGCTGATGGACGTCTAGCAGGTGGCTACTGGGTAAATTTTTGTATTAGTTGCAGCCAGTGGAGCGTTTTAGTCGGGGGAACACCTGCCTCTCCCAATCTAGCTGAGATGGACAGATGAAGCAAGGAAAGAAATAGGTGGCTGGGATTATGGAGAGGAGAGGATTAGGATAGGAGGGGATTATTATTGTATGGTAAGGGGTGCTGTGGCAGTATGAAGATAGGAAAAAGGACAGGTAAGAGATGGAGAAGGGGTGGAATGAGTGGAAAAAGGCCAGAAAGGGGAAGCAAAAGCTGGCCTCCGAGCTGGAGCTTCCTGCTCCATAATCGTGTGAAAGTTGTTCTTGTAAGCCATCAGGAACCACTATGTAAAACATTCAGGTACAGTGTGATGTATATTACAAGAGTAAGAGAAGCAGAGAAGTTTAATAGGGGTGGAAAAAGTGCCACTTGGTGCGTTACGAACTTCTTGCACATCTTTTGGATGGGACTCTCAGCTGAATGTCTATAAACTACATGCCAGGTGATCGGCTTTGCGTCGGCTGCACTACGGGTTGTGGTGAGAGGGGGATATGTTCCAGAGACTCGGAAAAAGATCGACTCAGTCGCTGCACACATACACTGTATGCAGGAGCTGTGGTGAGACGTGCAGTAGGTTGACAGCTCATGGTGAAAAgttgagaggagagagagggagataaGGGGGAAGAGGAGGGAAGATGGGCAACAGGCATTAGTTTCTATGGCAACCAGCACCTCGCCCACGGCAACAAACTTCCTGCTCTGCTGaagcagagagagaaatggGTGGGGTAGAAGTAGCAGTGGCTTTaatgcttaaaaaataaaaaggttaaagaaaaacatcacGCAGATGGATTATTGCACATTTGACTTAACAGTTGAGATTTCTGACTCTCCGTCACTCTTTTCCTCCCCTGTTCCTCTCTCTATTTCCTCTAACTCTTCCCCTCTCCTGGCACTAAGCCTCCCCAAGATCCCACGCAGCTCTCTACTGCCCCCTGCAGACTCATCCTGCCTGTGAACGCGGCCACATTCCTCCTGCgcacagaaaaccaaaaaagaggTCTTTGTCACTTTTGatttctccttctctctgccCTCCTGTCGTTCCTCTTCCCCGTGCAGATAGAGTAGATTACAAAGGTGTCAGTAGTCTAATCTGAAGGATAATGCTTTTGTGCGGGATCTAGATCAAGGTATCAGGGCTTGCCATGGTGTGGTTTTACTAATCTCTGATTAATAAGTCTTAAACTGAATGACTGTTATCTGTTTATCAAGTGTGACTAAAACCTGTCATTAGTGTTTGTCTGCAGCTGGTGATTATGCAGTGGCTGCAGACAGCTTGCAAATTACAGGGAAAATCGGAACCCTTGGCCCTGCAGTGAGGAGATCCGAGGCTGGGAGAGGCATTTGTTGGCACGGTTTAGGTCTGCTTGTTCCATTAGAGGGGAGAGTTGCTTAAAATCAATACAGAGCTGTTGCCTGTGATCACCTTTATGCTCTGATGCAACATGTCTATCTGGAAGGGAGTAGTCTCTTCCAGAATGGCAACACTCCCTTTCACAGGGCACCAAGGGTCAGCGCGTGGTTTGATCGTGGTTTTTCCCGACTCGGAATTGACATTTGGGTGGGTTGCATGACTTCGGATGTAAGCACAGTTGGCGCACTTACAGGAAAGGCGATGAGTCTGCATTGCCTGTTATTTATGACCATTTGATTAAAATATACGTTGTGCATGAGAAAATCAAACCAATATTAACAATTTTAATGAATTATCTTAGAATTTGGCTAAAGCCTCTTTGAGTtggtccaaaaaacaaaacaaaaaagctgaagTAATCTGACTTGTATGGTGTTGCCTTAACAGTCACCAGACTGGAGAAGACCTCCGCCGTCATCAAATGAAAGAATATCATTTGGTAAAACATGTCCCATCACCAGAAAACGAGTGCCGAGGTGGATTTAAACTGTTCTGGTAGCAACATATTGGCCAAGGATCTAGGAAAAAAGCCACATTCCAGACGTGAGCGTACTcccaaggagaaaaaaaacaaagttttgtGTGTTTAGCCAGTTGAGCAAAAAGCTTATTTTTCTTTGAGTCcgatcaaaaacaaaactcttaAGACCTGAAGGAGCCAAATGCTTGACTGTTTTACAGCTtaaccccccaccaccactcccAGTTTGTCTAGACATGTCTTATCTGTCTGCTCTCTGTTGTTATGATGCCCTGATGCCAGGAGCAAGAGACACCCTTTGAAACAATATCCTTAATTCTATGCACTGACCTTTctcttaaatctattttttaaatagCTCTCACTTTATTGTCTGTTGTATAATATTTCAGGATTTCACCTCAAAGTGCACATTGGAGAGGGACACTCAGTACAATAGAGACAGCTCAGCATGAGTCCACACTGTGTCACTATATGAATACATATCCAACTGAGCATTGCTATTCACTTCAACCCAAGTGTTGCATCTGACTGTCGCTTCAGATGAGCCAGAAGGGCTAAAACAACTCCTGTGCATatgttacatgtttttatttctacgTCTATAAATAGAGTTAACATCCAGGATAAACTGTTTGAGATGATCTTCtgaaaagcactttttcatCTTCACTTGCTGATTTACCCTCCACCTGCTCCCCAGctagccttaaaaaaaaaacctaactaACTTGGTGTTGATTAGAATAAGGAACACTTGCGGTGCTAATGTGCTACGTTTTCAGTTAATTGAATTGCTAATAGAGAACCTCTCAACCTCGCTTTTTGACAAGTGGCTAGCATGGCGTAATCAATGATATTCGACGTATCTAGGCGTTAATGTAATACCGAGGTGTGAATTTTCTCATTAAGATGAGTGCCTAGATGTAGATCGGTAAATCCGATGTTTCACAGATGTGTTGGAAATCTGCAACTGTTAATTGGAAAAGTTGTGCGcgaatcataaaaaaaaaaaaaaatttaaatagaaAGGAGCAGATGGGTtgaaaatgtttgtattttgacTGCTGAGGCTGCAGTTTGAAGTGTGTGTCCAaaacttttcatcttttttcaaTCTAAATTAGGCCGGTAATGAGGTAAGCTGTAAGCTGGACATGCTTGCTGCTATAGTTAATGTCCTTAAGTGGAGTTTTGAAGGTGGCTAACTTGACTGCACTTTTAGCCGGAGGGGTGACTATGCCGTAAAATTAGACGGCACTCGTTTGTCATGTCAAGGTCGATACTTACCTCGGGTTCCGcattcctcctcctcatctttttCTCTGCCTCCATCCCTTCCCTCCATGTCTGAGTGAGCGCTCGCctgcctctctccttcatccTCTTTTACTCTCCTCTAACAGTTTGTTATTATATAGGTATTTCACTCCCTGGGTCTCTCTgtcctctttctcctcctccttctacAGTACTTTACCCCTCATCGCCTTTctttcctccctgtcctcacttttctctgttctcctttttctcctcctccctaaatcttttttcttcatcttcatcaccaGGCTTCACTTtagctctctttctctttcaggGGTTTAGTTTTCTTACTCCCTCCTCCCTTCCCCTCTTCCTTTCCATTAGAAGCTGTGAGCCTCAGTGTTTGGCCAGAATGAATGGGAGCTATTTAAGCTGCTGGCAGGTCCATCCGGGGTGtgtagtatgtgtgtgtgtgtgtgtgtgggtaggTAAGTGGGTGGGTAGGTGTTGTAGGTTTTTGGCACCTTTGGGATGTTCCTTATTTATTTGATGTAGGCAAACTTATGTAAATGTTGGCATAAACTATATGCAGACAGCTGTGCTATTgacctgttttaaaaaaaaatcctttctaatttctcttttctgtctcctttgtgttttttttctttaaagtccACCGAGGGCCCCTGTGATTGTGTCTGGAGTGGTTACAAAGGTAAGACACACATTAATACAGACCACCAGTGGTGTTGAAATAAGCATTATAATgtggtttatatctgggacagGGGTTCTACAGGGACCATAGAGGCTCAGCAGAACAAGACAGAGAGATGGGAGAAAAAGCAGGGGAGGGAAAGAAAATCGAGAAAATACTGGTGCCAAATGAGATGAGGGAAAAGTGGCTTATCTGTAATTTATGAATCTGGTTTAATAAAATGCGGTGCCACCGTGCAGCACCAAAACCTTCTGCAAAAAAGACCACAGAGTTGAAGCTGCTTCTCTGACACACGCCCAATCAAAACTGGAAATTGCAAGCTGCACATTGACTAGTAGTTCACTTTACTGCAAAATGCTGGGTATTAACCACATATGGCTTTAACTGCATCGGTGCCAGAGTCTGTTTAGGCTTTTACAGCCTTGACCTGCTGCTTTGAAAAGCAGGTGAAGGCTGTGAATAGCTGTTTGTGTTTAATTCTTTTgactgtatgtgtgcgtgtgtctgtgtgaaaagTGTCCTTGACTGGCTGGATGGCTTCGTTCCccgctttgtgtgtgtgtgtcagaccagGCAGATTGTTTGCGGAAGATTGCAGTGATATCAGAAGGTGGCAGGCATCCCATTTATCCCCCGATCCTCCTCTAGCCTTCCCATTTGCCCCTATCACTGCCATCAAGCCCAGAGGCTAGCAGTGCACAAAGCCTCAGAAAAGCCTTTTAAGAGTTAAGTGAAacacttcagtgtgtgtgtggtctccagggagtccccccccccctttttttttttagcctacAAAAAAATATGCCTTCTGGCTATGTACCTTCAATTTTTCATTCAGTAGCTGAATGTGTttctaaaatgcattttttttataatagaaCTATTACCAGGAAGTAAAGCATCTAAAGAATGACTAGCTGAAGAAGAAAgtagaaaaaaaggaagaaatacCATTACAGGTCGAGCAATTATTAAACGCCCAGAGTAAGTTTTTTTTCAgactttgtttcttcttcttaccTGTAATCAGATCACACCACAAAGTCTTTTTCtgtacacccccccccccccccctgaaaACTGTCAAAAGTCCTGAAACATAAGGTTTACACCAATAATTCCAATAATTTAGTAGCTTCCAGAACCAACTTTAGCAAGAAAACCTTGAAATAATGGTTTTCTGACTGACCATCAGTCTCTGAAATCATTGTTGAAGAACTTTGCTTCTGGTCTTTGACATCTGCAGGCATTCAGttgtgcacagctctcttaagatcATGATGAGGCCTGGACCTCCTTGGGTCATTGCATCAccttgattttttctttttcagtcattctgttgtagatttgcacCTGTGCATGACCCAGTTTTGACCTTCAGCttttggacagatggcctcacatcaGACTCTAGAATATACTCTGTGTACTTCAGTATACAGAGATGTTTATAGGTGAcccagtgactgcaaggtgacCACGTCATATGGCtccaaaacaagcccaaatcatcacccctccaaaTGATCACTGTGCTTGATAGTTGGCATGAAGGGTTCGCACTGATATGCTTTGTTTGGTTATCATGAGATGTGGTGCCatgcattatggccaaacatctccactttgatcTCTCAGtctaaaggacattgttcctcCAACATGAGAACAGGCCTTTTGGGCTTGATGATGTTTATTACAGACATTTAATTCGATTAAATATCTGAAAATAGGCTACATTTTTGTTGATTGTTGGCATTGTCATTTTAAGAGATGCCAGTCGCCCTCACTTCTTTTCACAGCGTGTTGCAATAAGACAGTTAATTTGTTATATTCCCTCCTATACCTCTGCAGTAGGACAGAGGTATTCGTGGAAAAAGCTTTGAGCTTCAGAAGAGAGTGAAGGGTAATTGGAGGTTAATATCATCCACATCCCCTCGAGTCAACTCTGgaattttctttaaataaaagaagtacacacatgcacactttgTGCGCCCacctacacacaaacaccagcTTGCTGGAAAACCAGTGCACAGCCACACgcgcagtgaaaaaaaaaaagcccaacacaTTAAGCAGAACGGATTAGGGTCAGGCGAGGATGGGGTGGGTGAGTAAAGTTCAGCAAGAAGCTCAGAAAGACAggctgtgtttgtttgcagaAGGTTGATTAAAAGGGTTATATAAGTCCGTCCATGTGGACATCCTAAGAAATGAGGCTGTCAAGGAACCATGTCTGTTATTTATATGATGGCGTAACACTCACATATGGTAACATCTGGATGAACGAGAAGGCATCAGCAAATTGCCAGCTTAAATGAACGCAAAGATTTCAGATGGAAGAATTCAAATGGCCAGTAATCCAGTCAGTCACGCACACAGCAGTGGACTGTATGTGCTTTTCATTCTTACTTTGAGCGCTTAGTTTTACAGCTTTAATCGAGCTCACCAGCCACCATCAACCTATATAACtgtacagtatataaaatctcCTATTCACACTCATGCCTGTGTGCAAGTGCAGTTTTATTGCTCAGAGAGCAAAGCACAAAGAGAAGGCAACAGCAGATGGAGCAGGTAGAAGAAACGGGACAAACTGAGCGAGAAACGAAACGCTGGCAGAGATAGAGAAGTAAGGAGTGAGGATAACAACAAAAGGAGGACGAAATCCAACTGTGATTCTCCCCTAAGTTGCTGATTAAAATTCTGTGACTTGATCCGATTTAGAGGAACCAAGGCTATTTATGTGCATTTTTCTTGGAATAATAGATTAAACCTGGAGAGCAGATGAGTGCTCCATACTGTACCTGTCATGCATCTTCAGGGGGATCAGTGGGAAAGGATTTAAGGGTCCACATACTGTATTATTTCACGCAGGGATAAAGTACACAAACCTGGTTATGAACAGAGttctatacacacacatacattttttCAGTCTTCTTTAGATTGTATATGTTGTTTTATCCTTACACTACTAGCCTTGTGGCTTAGCTTTTCTTTTTAGTTCAACTTTGTCCTCATTTGCTGTTTATTATTTACCGTTTTTATGTTTAGGGTGATAAGGACTTCACCCCAGCTGCTGCCCAGGTGGCCCACAACAAGCCCCTGCCTGGTGTCCCCAAGCTTCCCCCTGCCCAGCACATCAACCAGCACATCCACCAACCCCGCAAGTGAGCCAGGCACCAATCTACAACCAAGCCACCAAGCTACTAACTCCACCAGCCGGCCTTCCAAATGGAACAGATAGGATGAAGACGGTTCCCCACCAGGCACAGAtctcctctaaataaaaagAGTAATCATACATTTTGAGAAATTAGTCAGTAACGAGACACCTGAAGTCAGTAACGCTTCAGTGCAAGTCCCACTTTTAATACCACTGCTGCATTGGTGCCGCTCTAGTAGCTTTGCACTCTCCTTTTGAAGGATTATTTTCCACTTGAATAAGTCTTAAGGTGATGTAAACCGGTGAAGTCTTCTTGAATTGTtctcttctctcttctcaaaaaaaaaaaaaaatcaagtataAACAGAGAAACCGATCTCAGATCTGAGTCTGTTTGGGGAACTTTGACAGCATCCAGTTAATCACAGCAACCTATCAATCAGCCT encodes the following:
- the dap gene encoding death-associated protein 1 homolog — translated: MSSPPKEKIETKGGHLPAVKAGGMRIVQKHQPTPAPEPPQKDDSEEYISSSPPRAPVIVSGVVTKGDKDFTPAAAQVAHNKPLPGVPKLPPAQHINQHIHQPRK